One genomic region from Vanacampus margaritifer isolate UIUO_Vmar chromosome 2, RoL_Vmar_1.0, whole genome shotgun sequence encodes:
- the LOC144043163 gene encoding serine/threonine-protein kinase tousled-like 1-B isoform X1 produces the protein MSVQSNSGSGGGSLEATPSWSQLSSSPTISQQHITATAKLKEVPMDELHSLDPRRQELLEARFTGAVSGNTGGSTGSMSGGAKGLANESSNHSYGSLGSSSDKESENSDMKRGSSPAYSTPEKKHSESSRGRKRKADTYSESSQGKSSTRGPKISDYFDFQGGNGSSPVRGLPSARRSPQSSHSAPGSIIRQNSSSPTSLCFGEHNPRSSKFVQTELTGLKLAALESNKSLDLEKKEGRIDDLLRANCDLRRQIDEQQKLLEKYKERLNKCITMSKKLLIEKSTQEKQSCREKSMQDRLRLGHFTTVRHGASYTEQWTDGYAFQNLIKQQEGINQQREDIERQRKLLAKRKPPNPASPSLSVASTSEPKQRKTKVVNGNDSDPFLKPSLPQLLTLAEYHEQEEIFKLRLGHLKKEEAEIQAELERLERVRNLHIRELKRINNEDSSAFKDHPTLNERYLLLHLLGRGGFSEVYKAFDLFEQRYAAVKIHQLNKNWREEKKENYHKHACREYRIHKQLDHPRIVKLYDYFSLDTDTFCTVLEFCEGNDLDFYLKQNKLMSEKEARSIVMQIVSALRYLNEIKPPIIHYDLKPGNILLVDGTACGEIKITDFGLSKIMDDDNYGVDGMDLTSQGAGTYWYLPPECFVVGKEPPKISNKVDVWSVGVIFFQCLYGRKPFGHNQSQQDILQENTILKATEVQFPAKPQASTEAKAFIRRCLAYRKEDRFDVHQLCSDSYLLPHMRRSNSSGSLQPTASSLPTY, from the exons TTCCCATGGATGAGCTGCATAGCTTGGACCCCCGGAGACAGGAGCTTCTAGAGGCCAGGTTCACGGGAGCTGTCAGTGGCAACACGGGAGGCAGCACTGGGAGCATGAGTGGAGGTGCCAAG GGTCTCGCCAACGAGTCGTCCAACCACAGCTACGGAAGTCTTGGCTCGTCCAGCGACAAGGAGTCTGAG AACTCTGATATGAAAAGAGGGAGCTCCCCTGCCTACTCA ACCCCAGAGAAGAAGCACTCTGAATCATCCAGAGGGAGGAAAAGGAAAGCTGACACCTATTCAGAGAGCAGTCAAG GGAAATCTTCTACACGCGGGCCCAAGATCAGCGACTACTTTGAT TTCCAGGGTGGAAATGGCTCGAGTCCGGTTCGAGGCTTGCCATCAGCTCGCCGCTCTCCACAGAGTTCACACTCGGCGCCTGGCTCAATT ATCCGCCAGAACAGCTCCTCCCCCACCAGTTTGTGTTTTGGAGAACACAATCCTAGATCCAGTAAATTTGTCcag ACGGAGTTAACAGGACTGAAACTCGCTGCCCTTGAGAGTAACAAGAGTCTGGATCTGGAGAAAAAAGAGGGACGAATAGATGATCTTCTCAGG GCTAACTGTGACCTACGGAGGCAGATCGACGAACAACAAAAACTCCTGGAAAAATACAAGGAGAGGCTCAACAAGTGTATCACTATGAGCAAGAAACTTCTCATAGAGAAG AGCACACAGGAGAAACAGTCATGTCGGGAGAAGAGCATGCAGGACCGCCTCCGTCTGGGCCACTTCACCACCGTGAGGCACGGCGCGTCCTACACAGAGCAGTGGACTGACGGATATGCATTCCAAAACCTCATCAA GCAGCAAGAAGGTATCAACCAGCAGAGGGAGGATATCGAGCGACAGCGCAAGCTGCTCGCCAAGAGGAAGCCTCCAAACCCCGCGTCTCCCTCCCTCTCCGTGGCCTCAACCTCTGAACCCAAGCAGAGAAAAACCAAGGTGGTCAACGGCAACGATTCTGACCCCTTCCTCAAGCCATCCCTGCCCCAGCT ATTGACGCTTGCAGAGTATCATGAGCAGGAAGAGATATTCAAGCTTCGCCTTGGGCATCTGAAGAAG GAGGAGGCCGAGATCCAAGCGGAGCTGGAGCGGTTGGAGCGTGTGAGGAACCTCCACATCAGAGAGCTGAAGAGGATAAACAATGAGGACAGCTCGGC GTTTAAAGACCATCCCACGCTGAACGAAAGGTACCTGTTGCTGCACTTGCTGGGCCGAGGCGGCTTCAGTGAAGTCTACAAG GCTTTTGACTTGTTTGAGCAGCGCTATGCAGCTGTTAAAATCCACCAGCTCAACAAGAACTGGAGGGAGGAGAAAAAAGAGAACTACCACAA GCATGCATGCAGAGAGTACCGGATACACAAACAGCTGGACCATCCCAGAATAGTCAAACTGTATGACTATTTCTCCCTGGATACTGACAC GTTCTGTACAGTTCTGGAGTTCTGTGAAGGCAACGATCTGGACTTCtacttgaaacaaaacaagctgATGTCAGAAAAGGAGGCACGCTCCATCGTCATGCAAATTGTTAGCGCCCTGCGCTATCTCAATGAGATTAAACCTCCCATCATTCACTATGACCTCAAACCCG GTAACATATTATTAGTGGATGGAACTGCATGCGGTGAAATCAAAATCACAGACTTCGGCCTGTCGAAGATCATGGATGATGATAATTATGGCGTAGATGGGATGGACCTCACGTCTCAGGGAGCAGGCACCTACTG GTACCTCCCTCCAGAATGTTTTGTGGTGGGCAAGGAGCCGCCCAAAATTTCCAACAAGGTGGATGTCTGGTCGGTGGGCGTTATCTTCTTCCAGTGCCTCTATGGTCGCAAG ccgTTTGGTCACAACCAGTCCCAGCAGGACATCCTGCAAGAAAACACCATCCTCAAAGCCACTGAGGTCCAGTTTCCCGCTAAACCACAGGCCAGCACAGAGGCCAAG GCGTTTATCCGCCGCTGTCTGGCCTACCGCAAGGAGGACAGGTTTGACGTGCACCAGCTGTGCTCCGATTCCTATCTTCTCCCTCACATGAGACGCTCCAACTCGTCCGGCTCGCTGCAGCCCACCGCCTCGTCGCTCCCCACGTACTGA
- the LOC144043163 gene encoding serine/threonine-protein kinase tousled-like 1-B isoform X2 produces MSVQSNSGSGGGSLEATPSWSQLSSSPTISQQHITATAKLKEVPMDELHSLDPRRQELLEARFTGAVSGNTGGSTGSMSGGAKGLANESSNHSYGSLGSSSDKESETPEKKHSESSRGRKRKADTYSESSQGKSSTRGPKISDYFDFQGGNGSSPVRGLPSARRSPQSSHSAPGSIIRQNSSSPTSLCFGEHNPRSSKFVQTELTGLKLAALESNKSLDLEKKEGRIDDLLRANCDLRRQIDEQQKLLEKYKERLNKCITMSKKLLIEKSTQEKQSCREKSMQDRLRLGHFTTVRHGASYTEQWTDGYAFQNLIKQQEGINQQREDIERQRKLLAKRKPPNPASPSLSVASTSEPKQRKTKVVNGNDSDPFLKPSLPQLLTLAEYHEQEEIFKLRLGHLKKEEAEIQAELERLERVRNLHIRELKRINNEDSSAFKDHPTLNERYLLLHLLGRGGFSEVYKAFDLFEQRYAAVKIHQLNKNWREEKKENYHKHACREYRIHKQLDHPRIVKLYDYFSLDTDTFCTVLEFCEGNDLDFYLKQNKLMSEKEARSIVMQIVSALRYLNEIKPPIIHYDLKPGNILLVDGTACGEIKITDFGLSKIMDDDNYGVDGMDLTSQGAGTYWYLPPECFVVGKEPPKISNKVDVWSVGVIFFQCLYGRKPFGHNQSQQDILQENTILKATEVQFPAKPQASTEAKAFIRRCLAYRKEDRFDVHQLCSDSYLLPHMRRSNSSGSLQPTASSLPTY; encoded by the exons TTCCCATGGATGAGCTGCATAGCTTGGACCCCCGGAGACAGGAGCTTCTAGAGGCCAGGTTCACGGGAGCTGTCAGTGGCAACACGGGAGGCAGCACTGGGAGCATGAGTGGAGGTGCCAAG GGTCTCGCCAACGAGTCGTCCAACCACAGCTACGGAAGTCTTGGCTCGTCCAGCGACAAGGAGTCTGAG ACCCCAGAGAAGAAGCACTCTGAATCATCCAGAGGGAGGAAAAGGAAAGCTGACACCTATTCAGAGAGCAGTCAAG GGAAATCTTCTACACGCGGGCCCAAGATCAGCGACTACTTTGAT TTCCAGGGTGGAAATGGCTCGAGTCCGGTTCGAGGCTTGCCATCAGCTCGCCGCTCTCCACAGAGTTCACACTCGGCGCCTGGCTCAATT ATCCGCCAGAACAGCTCCTCCCCCACCAGTTTGTGTTTTGGAGAACACAATCCTAGATCCAGTAAATTTGTCcag ACGGAGTTAACAGGACTGAAACTCGCTGCCCTTGAGAGTAACAAGAGTCTGGATCTGGAGAAAAAAGAGGGACGAATAGATGATCTTCTCAGG GCTAACTGTGACCTACGGAGGCAGATCGACGAACAACAAAAACTCCTGGAAAAATACAAGGAGAGGCTCAACAAGTGTATCACTATGAGCAAGAAACTTCTCATAGAGAAG AGCACACAGGAGAAACAGTCATGTCGGGAGAAGAGCATGCAGGACCGCCTCCGTCTGGGCCACTTCACCACCGTGAGGCACGGCGCGTCCTACACAGAGCAGTGGACTGACGGATATGCATTCCAAAACCTCATCAA GCAGCAAGAAGGTATCAACCAGCAGAGGGAGGATATCGAGCGACAGCGCAAGCTGCTCGCCAAGAGGAAGCCTCCAAACCCCGCGTCTCCCTCCCTCTCCGTGGCCTCAACCTCTGAACCCAAGCAGAGAAAAACCAAGGTGGTCAACGGCAACGATTCTGACCCCTTCCTCAAGCCATCCCTGCCCCAGCT ATTGACGCTTGCAGAGTATCATGAGCAGGAAGAGATATTCAAGCTTCGCCTTGGGCATCTGAAGAAG GAGGAGGCCGAGATCCAAGCGGAGCTGGAGCGGTTGGAGCGTGTGAGGAACCTCCACATCAGAGAGCTGAAGAGGATAAACAATGAGGACAGCTCGGC GTTTAAAGACCATCCCACGCTGAACGAAAGGTACCTGTTGCTGCACTTGCTGGGCCGAGGCGGCTTCAGTGAAGTCTACAAG GCTTTTGACTTGTTTGAGCAGCGCTATGCAGCTGTTAAAATCCACCAGCTCAACAAGAACTGGAGGGAGGAGAAAAAAGAGAACTACCACAA GCATGCATGCAGAGAGTACCGGATACACAAACAGCTGGACCATCCCAGAATAGTCAAACTGTATGACTATTTCTCCCTGGATACTGACAC GTTCTGTACAGTTCTGGAGTTCTGTGAAGGCAACGATCTGGACTTCtacttgaaacaaaacaagctgATGTCAGAAAAGGAGGCACGCTCCATCGTCATGCAAATTGTTAGCGCCCTGCGCTATCTCAATGAGATTAAACCTCCCATCATTCACTATGACCTCAAACCCG GTAACATATTATTAGTGGATGGAACTGCATGCGGTGAAATCAAAATCACAGACTTCGGCCTGTCGAAGATCATGGATGATGATAATTATGGCGTAGATGGGATGGACCTCACGTCTCAGGGAGCAGGCACCTACTG GTACCTCCCTCCAGAATGTTTTGTGGTGGGCAAGGAGCCGCCCAAAATTTCCAACAAGGTGGATGTCTGGTCGGTGGGCGTTATCTTCTTCCAGTGCCTCTATGGTCGCAAG ccgTTTGGTCACAACCAGTCCCAGCAGGACATCCTGCAAGAAAACACCATCCTCAAAGCCACTGAGGTCCAGTTTCCCGCTAAACCACAGGCCAGCACAGAGGCCAAG GCGTTTATCCGCCGCTGTCTGGCCTACCGCAAGGAGGACAGGTTTGACGTGCACCAGCTGTGCTCCGATTCCTATCTTCTCCCTCACATGAGACGCTCCAACTCGTCCGGCTCGCTGCAGCCCACCGCCTCGTCGCTCCCCACGTACTGA
- the gorasp2 gene encoding Golgi reassembly-stacking protein 2 isoform X1: MGGTQSVEIPGGGSEGYHVLRVQENSPGHRAGLEPFFDFIVSINNTRLNKDNDTLKDLLKASVEKPVKMLVYSSKTLDLRESTVTPSNLWGGQGLLGVSIRFCSFEGANENVWHVLEVEPNSPAALAGLRPHTDYIIGADTVMNEVGNRVIMFGHVFLRMVIMCFFFSFFLSVQSEDLFSLIESHEGKGLKLYVYNTDTDNCREVVITPNSAWGGDGSLGCGIGYGYLHRIPTRPFEEGKKISFPGNASGEAVSPLKDGFTEVQLSAVTPPHTGLEDSLSGLSISTAPPTMPSELQTGLPTVPLLPTSNPSLSPLAPLNPATASFNPATTLPGLMPLPSGLPPLPNLPNLNLPLPDLGAISLAGTGTLMPAGSTVPPLPAPLNIPGLASLPPLPAMLPSQLTPFLPQGVAPLMPTSTAVAPPASVTVTPATASAGDVTNTTDLQPPMETTLTSS; encoded by the exons ATGGGAGGAACGCAAAGCGTGGAGATACCGGGCGGTGGCTCAGAGGGCTACCACGTCCTGCGG GTACAGGAGAACTCCCCGGGTCACCGAGCAGGACTAGAACCGTTTTTTGACTTCATTGTCTCCATCAATAACACCCGACTG AACAAAGACAATGACACCCTGAAGGACCTCCTGAAAGCCAGTGTGGAGAAACCAGTCAAGATGTTGGTGTACTCCTCCAAGACTCTGGATCTGCGGGAGTCCACAGTCACCCCCAGCAACCTGTGGGGGGGCCAGGGCTTGCTCGGGGTCTCCATTCGCTTCTGCAGCTTTGAAGGAGCCAATGAGAACGTTTGGCACGTTCTG GAAGTGGAGCCAAATTCACCCGCAGCCCTTGCCGGTTTGAGGCCACACACCGACTACATCATTGGAGCTGACACGGTTATGAACGAGGTGGGCAATCGAGTCATTATGTTTGGACATGTTTTTCTCCGCATGgttataatgtgtttttttttttctttctttctttctgtgcaGTCCGAGGACCTGTTCTCCCTGATCGAGAGCCATGAGGGGAAGGGCCTGAAGCTCTACGTATACAACACCGACACAGACAACTGCAGAGAGGTGGTCATCACACCCAACAGTGCTTGGGGAGGAGATGGAAG CCTGGGATGCGGGATTGGCTACGGATACCTGCACAGGATTCCCACGCGGCCTTTTGAGGAGGGGAAGAAGATCAGCTTCCCCGGGAACGCTTCTGGCGAGGCTGTCAGTCCGCTGAAGGATGGATTCACTGAG GTCCAGTTGTCAGCCGTGACCCCGCCTCATACTGGCCTTGAAGACTCACTGTCGGGCCTGTCAATCAGTACAGCCCCGCCCACCATGCCCAGCGAACTGCAGACGG GTTTGCCCACCGTCCCTCTGTTGCCCACCTCCAATCCGTCTCTCAGCCCCCTCGCACCCCTGAATCCCGCCACGGCCAGCTTCAACCCCGCCACCACGCTACCAG gtTTGATGCCCCTCCCGAGTGGCTTACCGCCGCTGCCCAACCTTCCTAATCTCAACTTGCCGCTCCCGGACCTTGGCGCCATCTCACTAGCAGGCACCGGAACACTAATGCCAGCCGGAAGCACAG TCCCCCCCTTGCCGGCTCCCCTGAACATACCCGGCCTGGCCTCTCTGCCGCCTTTGCCCGCCATGCTGCCCTCCCAGCTGACTCCCTTCCTGCCTCAGGGCGTAGCCCCTCTCATGCCCACTTCCACCGCCGTCGCCCCTCCAGCCTCTGTCACCGTGACACCTGCCACGGCGTCTGCCGGCGACGTCACAAACACCACGGACCTGCAGCCTCCTATGGAGACAACGCTAACGTCGTCATAA
- the LOC144043163 gene encoding serine/threonine-protein kinase tousled-like 1-B isoform X3, whose amino-acid sequence MDELHSLDPRRQELLEARFTGAVSGNTGGSTGSMSGGAKGLANESSNHSYGSLGSSSDKESENSDMKRGSSPAYSTPEKKHSESSRGRKRKADTYSESSQGKSSTRGPKISDYFDFQGGNGSSPVRGLPSARRSPQSSHSAPGSIIRQNSSSPTSLCFGEHNPRSSKFVQTELTGLKLAALESNKSLDLEKKEGRIDDLLRANCDLRRQIDEQQKLLEKYKERLNKCITMSKKLLIEKSTQEKQSCREKSMQDRLRLGHFTTVRHGASYTEQWTDGYAFQNLIKQQEGINQQREDIERQRKLLAKRKPPNPASPSLSVASTSEPKQRKTKVVNGNDSDPFLKPSLPQLLTLAEYHEQEEIFKLRLGHLKKEEAEIQAELERLERVRNLHIRELKRINNEDSSAFKDHPTLNERYLLLHLLGRGGFSEVYKAFDLFEQRYAAVKIHQLNKNWREEKKENYHKHACREYRIHKQLDHPRIVKLYDYFSLDTDTFCTVLEFCEGNDLDFYLKQNKLMSEKEARSIVMQIVSALRYLNEIKPPIIHYDLKPGNILLVDGTACGEIKITDFGLSKIMDDDNYGVDGMDLTSQGAGTYWYLPPECFVVGKEPPKISNKVDVWSVGVIFFQCLYGRKPFGHNQSQQDILQENTILKATEVQFPAKPQASTEAKAFIRRCLAYRKEDRFDVHQLCSDSYLLPHMRRSNSSGSLQPTASSLPTY is encoded by the exons ATGGATGAGCTGCATAGCTTGGACCCCCGGAGACAGGAGCTTCTAGAGGCCAGGTTCACGGGAGCTGTCAGTGGCAACACGGGAGGCAGCACTGGGAGCATGAGTGGAGGTGCCAAG GGTCTCGCCAACGAGTCGTCCAACCACAGCTACGGAAGTCTTGGCTCGTCCAGCGACAAGGAGTCTGAG AACTCTGATATGAAAAGAGGGAGCTCCCCTGCCTACTCA ACCCCAGAGAAGAAGCACTCTGAATCATCCAGAGGGAGGAAAAGGAAAGCTGACACCTATTCAGAGAGCAGTCAAG GGAAATCTTCTACACGCGGGCCCAAGATCAGCGACTACTTTGAT TTCCAGGGTGGAAATGGCTCGAGTCCGGTTCGAGGCTTGCCATCAGCTCGCCGCTCTCCACAGAGTTCACACTCGGCGCCTGGCTCAATT ATCCGCCAGAACAGCTCCTCCCCCACCAGTTTGTGTTTTGGAGAACACAATCCTAGATCCAGTAAATTTGTCcag ACGGAGTTAACAGGACTGAAACTCGCTGCCCTTGAGAGTAACAAGAGTCTGGATCTGGAGAAAAAAGAGGGACGAATAGATGATCTTCTCAGG GCTAACTGTGACCTACGGAGGCAGATCGACGAACAACAAAAACTCCTGGAAAAATACAAGGAGAGGCTCAACAAGTGTATCACTATGAGCAAGAAACTTCTCATAGAGAAG AGCACACAGGAGAAACAGTCATGTCGGGAGAAGAGCATGCAGGACCGCCTCCGTCTGGGCCACTTCACCACCGTGAGGCACGGCGCGTCCTACACAGAGCAGTGGACTGACGGATATGCATTCCAAAACCTCATCAA GCAGCAAGAAGGTATCAACCAGCAGAGGGAGGATATCGAGCGACAGCGCAAGCTGCTCGCCAAGAGGAAGCCTCCAAACCCCGCGTCTCCCTCCCTCTCCGTGGCCTCAACCTCTGAACCCAAGCAGAGAAAAACCAAGGTGGTCAACGGCAACGATTCTGACCCCTTCCTCAAGCCATCCCTGCCCCAGCT ATTGACGCTTGCAGAGTATCATGAGCAGGAAGAGATATTCAAGCTTCGCCTTGGGCATCTGAAGAAG GAGGAGGCCGAGATCCAAGCGGAGCTGGAGCGGTTGGAGCGTGTGAGGAACCTCCACATCAGAGAGCTGAAGAGGATAAACAATGAGGACAGCTCGGC GTTTAAAGACCATCCCACGCTGAACGAAAGGTACCTGTTGCTGCACTTGCTGGGCCGAGGCGGCTTCAGTGAAGTCTACAAG GCTTTTGACTTGTTTGAGCAGCGCTATGCAGCTGTTAAAATCCACCAGCTCAACAAGAACTGGAGGGAGGAGAAAAAAGAGAACTACCACAA GCATGCATGCAGAGAGTACCGGATACACAAACAGCTGGACCATCCCAGAATAGTCAAACTGTATGACTATTTCTCCCTGGATACTGACAC GTTCTGTACAGTTCTGGAGTTCTGTGAAGGCAACGATCTGGACTTCtacttgaaacaaaacaagctgATGTCAGAAAAGGAGGCACGCTCCATCGTCATGCAAATTGTTAGCGCCCTGCGCTATCTCAATGAGATTAAACCTCCCATCATTCACTATGACCTCAAACCCG GTAACATATTATTAGTGGATGGAACTGCATGCGGTGAAATCAAAATCACAGACTTCGGCCTGTCGAAGATCATGGATGATGATAATTATGGCGTAGATGGGATGGACCTCACGTCTCAGGGAGCAGGCACCTACTG GTACCTCCCTCCAGAATGTTTTGTGGTGGGCAAGGAGCCGCCCAAAATTTCCAACAAGGTGGATGTCTGGTCGGTGGGCGTTATCTTCTTCCAGTGCCTCTATGGTCGCAAG ccgTTTGGTCACAACCAGTCCCAGCAGGACATCCTGCAAGAAAACACCATCCTCAAAGCCACTGAGGTCCAGTTTCCCGCTAAACCACAGGCCAGCACAGAGGCCAAG GCGTTTATCCGCCGCTGTCTGGCCTACCGCAAGGAGGACAGGTTTGACGTGCACCAGCTGTGCTCCGATTCCTATCTTCTCCCTCACATGAGACGCTCCAACTCGTCCGGCTCGCTGCAGCCCACCGCCTCGTCGCTCCCCACGTACTGA
- the gorasp2 gene encoding Golgi reassembly-stacking protein 2 isoform X2 → MGGTQSVEIPGGGSEGYHVLRVQENSPGHRAGLEPFFDFIVSINNTRLNKDNDTLKDLLKASVEKPVKMLVYSSKTLDLRESTVTPSNLWGGQGLLGVSIRFCSFEGANENVWHVLEVEPNSPAALAGLRPHTDYIIGADTVMNESEDLFSLIESHEGKGLKLYVYNTDTDNCREVVITPNSAWGGDGSLGCGIGYGYLHRIPTRPFEEGKKISFPGNASGEAVSPLKDGFTEVQLSAVTPPHTGLEDSLSGLSISTAPPTMPSELQTGLPTVPLLPTSNPSLSPLAPLNPATASFNPATTLPGLMPLPSGLPPLPNLPNLNLPLPDLGAISLAGTGTLMPAGSTVPPLPAPLNIPGLASLPPLPAMLPSQLTPFLPQGVAPLMPTSTAVAPPASVTVTPATASAGDVTNTTDLQPPMETTLTSS, encoded by the exons ATGGGAGGAACGCAAAGCGTGGAGATACCGGGCGGTGGCTCAGAGGGCTACCACGTCCTGCGG GTACAGGAGAACTCCCCGGGTCACCGAGCAGGACTAGAACCGTTTTTTGACTTCATTGTCTCCATCAATAACACCCGACTG AACAAAGACAATGACACCCTGAAGGACCTCCTGAAAGCCAGTGTGGAGAAACCAGTCAAGATGTTGGTGTACTCCTCCAAGACTCTGGATCTGCGGGAGTCCACAGTCACCCCCAGCAACCTGTGGGGGGGCCAGGGCTTGCTCGGGGTCTCCATTCGCTTCTGCAGCTTTGAAGGAGCCAATGAGAACGTTTGGCACGTTCTG GAAGTGGAGCCAAATTCACCCGCAGCCCTTGCCGGTTTGAGGCCACACACCGACTACATCATTGGAGCTGACACGGTTATGAACGAG TCCGAGGACCTGTTCTCCCTGATCGAGAGCCATGAGGGGAAGGGCCTGAAGCTCTACGTATACAACACCGACACAGACAACTGCAGAGAGGTGGTCATCACACCCAACAGTGCTTGGGGAGGAGATGGAAG CCTGGGATGCGGGATTGGCTACGGATACCTGCACAGGATTCCCACGCGGCCTTTTGAGGAGGGGAAGAAGATCAGCTTCCCCGGGAACGCTTCTGGCGAGGCTGTCAGTCCGCTGAAGGATGGATTCACTGAG GTCCAGTTGTCAGCCGTGACCCCGCCTCATACTGGCCTTGAAGACTCACTGTCGGGCCTGTCAATCAGTACAGCCCCGCCCACCATGCCCAGCGAACTGCAGACGG GTTTGCCCACCGTCCCTCTGTTGCCCACCTCCAATCCGTCTCTCAGCCCCCTCGCACCCCTGAATCCCGCCACGGCCAGCTTCAACCCCGCCACCACGCTACCAG gtTTGATGCCCCTCCCGAGTGGCTTACCGCCGCTGCCCAACCTTCCTAATCTCAACTTGCCGCTCCCGGACCTTGGCGCCATCTCACTAGCAGGCACCGGAACACTAATGCCAGCCGGAAGCACAG TCCCCCCCTTGCCGGCTCCCCTGAACATACCCGGCCTGGCCTCTCTGCCGCCTTTGCCCGCCATGCTGCCCTCCCAGCTGACTCCCTTCCTGCCTCAGGGCGTAGCCCCTCTCATGCCCACTTCCACCGCCGTCGCCCCTCCAGCCTCTGTCACCGTGACACCTGCCACGGCGTCTGCCGGCGACGTCACAAACACCACGGACCTGCAGCCTCCTATGGAGACAACGCTAACGTCGTCATAA